In the genome of Dermacentor andersoni chromosome 3, qqDerAnde1_hic_scaffold, whole genome shotgun sequence, one region contains:
- the LOC140216742 gene encoding putative nuclease HARBI1, giving the protein MKKMAAPLIAMAVALRRRRREQGEPDDAFDMPDDHFRRRFRLSKGTVRLLCEELAGELEAERATGLSVERKVLCALRFFATGSFQASVGSEETIRVSQSTVSECVRRVAEAVVNAGARNKWVHFPKTAEEKAAVKEGFLRRGVIPGVIGCVDGSLIAIIAPKGERKAVFMCRKGYYALNCMFICDADMKILALDPMRPGSDHDAFVWRTTWLRRRFQAGRIVNAGEYLLGDSGYPLEPWLLTPVPGHPPVHTAEGQYNTAHAAMRSVVERCIGLLKSRFRCLQRYRTLLYEPERAANIVAACAVLHNLRLSEGDESGDDSDDDSSSGSSSSELDNNGDPMPHSLPRNTGSRMHYLRGRAVRDNVIGMFGTTRAQHMRYLRSVRRQLRRQQQRQHR; this is encoded by the exons atgaaaaaaatggccgcccctctgatcgctatggccgtggctcttcgccgtcgccgacgtgaacagggagagccagacgacgcgtttgacatgccggatgaccattttcgacggcgttttcgcctctcgaagggaacggtgcggttgttgtgcgaggaactggcgggggaactagaagctgagcgagcgacgggactgtcggtggagcggaaagtgttgtgtgcgctgcgcttctttgctaccgggagcttccaagcgtccgttgggagcgaggagacgatccgtgtgtcgcagtcgacggtgagcgagtgcgtgcgacgtgtggcagaggctgtcgtgaacgcaggggcccgcaacaagtgggtccattttccaaagacagccgaggaaaaggcagccgtgaaggagggtttccttcggcgcggcgttatccccggcgtcatcggatgcgtagacggcagcctcatagccatcatcgcacccaagggtgagcgcaaggctgtgttcatgtgccgcaagggatactacgccctcaactgcatgttc atctgcgacgcggacatgaaaatcttggccttggaccctatgcgaccggggtcggaccacgacgcttttgtctggcggacgacatggttgcgccggcggttccaagcggggcgcatcgtgaatgccggggaatacctcctcg gtgacagtggctaccccttggagccgtggctccttaccccggttcctggccatcctccagtgcacacagccgaggggcagtacaacacagcacatgccgccatgcgttccgtagtggagaggtgcattgggctcttaaagagccgtttccgctgtcttcagcgatatcgcaccctcctctacgagccggaacgtgcagccaacattgtcgcggcatgtgctgtgttgcacaaccttcgcctttctgaaggcgacgagtcaggcgatgacagtgatgacgacagcagcagcggcagtagtagtagtgagcttgacaataacggcgaccccatgccacacagtctgccccgtaacacgggctctagaatgcactacttgagagggcgggctgttcgcgacaatgtcattggcatgtttggaacaacccgtgcgcagcacatgcgttatttgaggagcgtgcggcggcagctgcgacgtcaacagcagcgtcagcatcgttag
- the LOC140216743 gene encoding uncharacterized protein, with protein MAAKGPRVSKEQAAILVQFIEQHPYLARASTEFSPRMTAARKNELWEEVAAVLNAQGPAVKATSRWRNHWAKMAHKAKKEAARAASEKRATGGGKVGGVDGRVLDVLMRTGGVLVSPPEYFPDSEDEASSEEAAGPSGSRRHLPATTAFVVSGPAAVAGPSGLTQPPATPQVLRPTTQVPRPTPQVPQPTPQVPQPTPQVPQPTPQVPQPTPQVPQPTPREPRAPRRQPRQQELDGAVMTATAAYVRQSQLEEARVQEDTRFRQQLLEQNRQHHEAHLQSLRQHHEAHMESLRHLGEEVAAMREVESQRLEVQRQRLEVARRSHETNERLLQLLLAALGHGGSQAPPPSQAPHN; from the exons atggcagcaaaagggccgcgggtgtccaaagagcaggcggctattctcgtgcagttcatcgagcagcacccatacctggcgagagcttctacagagttctcgccacgtatgactgctgctcgaaaaaacgaactgtgggaggaggtggcggcggtgcttaacgcacaggggccagccgtaaaggccaccagccgttggcggaaccattgggccaagatggcccataaagcgaaaaaagaagcggccagggccgcgagcgagaagag ggctactggaggtggcaaagtgggtggcgtggacggccgcgtcctcgacgtccttatgaggacaggaggggtccttgtttccccccctgagtacttccccgatagcgag gacgaggcaagttcagaggaagctgcagggcccagcggttcccgcagacatctaccagcgacaactgctttcgtggtgtcgggccctgcagctgttgctgggccaagtggccttacac agccaccggctaccccccaggtgctgcggcctaccacccaggtgccgcggccaaccccgcaggtgcctcagccaaccccgcaggtgccgcagccaaccccgcaggtgccgcagccaaccccgcaggtgccgcagcctaccccccaggtgccgcagcctacccctcgagagccacgggcaccccgtagacagcccaggcagcaggaacttgatggtgctgtgatgacggctactgccgcatacgttcgccagagccagttggaggaagccagagttcaagaggacactcgcttccgccaacaactgctggagcaaaaccggcag caccacgaggcccacctgcagagcctgcggcagcaccacgaggcccacatggagagcctgcggcacctcggggaggaggtggcggcaatgcgggaagtggagtctcagcgccttgaagtgcagcggcaacgcctcgaagtggcgcgtcggtcgcacgagaccaacgagcgcctgcttcagctgctgctggctgcactggggcatggtggcagccaagcccctcccccctctcaggccccacataattaa